A single region of the Caldilineales bacterium genome encodes:
- a CDS encoding CBS domain-containing protein, whose translation MCIALADVAVFFAPAIPLNKPLHDIVPYKPGEHDLYLVREVLDKQIIDTDGIRVVRVNDLELARLNGDIFVINVDIGGMGLLRRLGMAKPAERVVNRLGRKQPMGLVPWDSVELLLGNQPMRLKVPSNRIADLHPADLAEIISDLSRSDSSKLLESLDVETLADTLEEVEPDFQASLIEILSDEKAADVLEEMSPDEAADLLGELSDDRSQELLNLMEKEDAEDVRMLLAFPDDSAGGIMTTEFITVPPDITAEQAIAHLREMAEEAETIFYIYVSDRENHLLGVFSLQMLVLSQSNRLVSDFMRTRVVSVSPQTSQNDVAQAISKYNLLAIPVVDAENHILGIVTAADALDKIIPTAWKKRLPRMYR comes from the coding sequence ATGTGTATTGCCCTGGCGGATGTGGCCGTGTTCTTTGCTCCGGCCATTCCCCTGAACAAGCCGCTGCACGATATCGTCCCCTACAAACCGGGTGAGCACGACCTTTACCTGGTGCGCGAGGTGCTGGACAAGCAGATCATCGATACGGACGGCATTCGCGTCGTGCGCGTCAACGATTTGGAGCTGGCCAGGCTTAACGGCGACATCTTCGTGATCAATGTGGACATCGGCGGCATGGGGCTGTTGCGCCGCCTGGGGATGGCAAAGCCGGCCGAGAGGGTAGTGAACCGGCTGGGACGCAAACAGCCGATGGGTCTGGTGCCCTGGGATTCGGTGGAGTTGCTGCTGGGCAATCAGCCCATGCGGCTCAAGGTTCCCAGCAACCGGATTGCGGATCTGCACCCGGCGGACCTGGCGGAAATTATCAGCGACCTGAGCCGTTCTGACAGCAGCAAGTTGCTGGAATCGCTCGATGTCGAGACACTGGCCGACACTCTGGAAGAGGTCGAACCTGATTTCCAGGCCAGCTTGATCGAGATCCTGTCGGACGAGAAGGCAGCCGATGTGCTCGAAGAGATGTCTCCTGACGAGGCCGCTGACCTTCTGGGCGAGCTGTCGGACGACCGCAGCCAAGAACTGCTGAACCTGATGGAAAAGGAAGACGCCGAGGACGTGCGCATGTTGCTCGCCTTCCCTGATGACTCGGCCGGAGGCATCATGACCACCGAGTTCATCACGGTTCCGCCCGATATCACCGCCGAACAAGCCATCGCGCACCTGCGCGAGATGGCAGAGGAAGCCGAAACCATCTTCTACATCTATGTCAGCGACCGCGAGAACCATCTTCTGGGCGTGTTCTCGCTGCAAATGCTGGTGTTGTCGCAATCCAACAGGCTTGTCTCCGACTTCATGCGCACGCGGGTGGTAAGCGTCAGCCCTCAGACCAGCCAGAACGATGTGGCGCAGGCCATCTCCAAATACAACTTGCTGGCGATCCCAGTGGTCGATGCCGAAAATCACATCTTAGGAATCGTCACTGCCGCCGACGCCCTGGACAAGATCATCCCCACGGCCTGGAAGAAGCGCCTGCCGCGCATGTACCGCTGA